GGGGCTGCCGCTGAGCATCTATGATAATGTGGCTTTTGCCCCGCGCTGCGCCGGCTTGACCAATAAATCCGAGCTGGATGCCATGGTGGAAAAATGCCTGCGTCAGGCGGCGTTGTGGGATGAGGTGAAGGACCGGTTGGACAGCCTGGGCACCAAGCTTTCCGGCGGCCAGCAGCAGCGGCTGACCATTGCCCGCGCGTTGTCGCACCAGCCGGAAATTTTGTGCCTGGACGAATTTTCCATCGCGATTGACCCGGTGACCACCATGCGCATCGAGGAGGTGCTCAAGGAATTGCGCAAGGAAATCACCATCATCCTGGTCACCAACCTGACCCAGCAGGCCCGGCGGCTGGCCGACCGCACCATGTTCTTGTGGAATGGTGAAATCGTCGAGCTGGACCGTAATGAGGTCATCTTTTCGGACCGGCCGGCCAATCGCAAA
This is a stretch of genomic DNA from Fontisphaera persica. It encodes these proteins:
- a CDS encoding phosphate ABC transporter ATP-binding protein, producing the protein MSESRTQRVEVQDLRLSYGKKEVIHGISFDIYEREILGIIGPAQSGKTSLLRCLNRTIDFVASAHVSGTIKVDGEDVRKVRDIYALRRKIGMVAPLPVGLPLSIYDNVAFAPRCAGLTNKSELDAMVEKCLRQAALWDEVKDRLDSLGTKLSGGQQQRLTIARALSHQPEILCLDEFSIAIDPVTTMRIEEVLKELRKEITIILVTNLTQQARRLADRTMFLWNGEIVELDRNEVIFSDRPANRKTYDYINGVFG